One Salvia splendens isolate huo1 chromosome 1, SspV2, whole genome shotgun sequence genomic window, cggctgaaagtatcattctatccggcaaaactatcattttacgtgatatttggcgaaattcagagtatcattttatcagtcaagagtatcattttatcaactcagagtatcattctatccggtaaaactatcattctatgcaataaacctatcattttatcattttacgtgatatttggcgaaattcagagtatcattttatcattcagagtatcattttatcaactcagagtatcattctatccgacaaaactatcattatatgcaataaacctatcatttcatcattttacgtgatatttggcgaaattcagagtatcattttatcggctgaaagtatcattctatccggaaaaactatcattttatcagttttatgtcattttgtcacgttaaagtatcattttatcagcttatatgcaatttctttagctaaactatcatttttataaggttactgtcattttatccgcttagattatcattttattaaacaaaaatgtcattttatacaccaaaaatacctatcattctatcggctgaaagtatcattctacctgacaaaactatcattctatcggctgaaagtatcattctatccggaaaaactatcattttatcagttttaagtcattttgtcacgttaaagtgccattttatcagcttatatgcaatttcttcagctaaactatcatttttataaggttactgtcattctatccgcttagattatcattttataagttaaagtatcattttattaaacaaaatgtcattttacacacaaaaaaaatacctatcattctatcggctgaaagtatcattctacccgacaaaactatcattctatcggctgaaagtatcattctacccgacaaaactatcattctatcggctgaaagtatcattctatccggcaaaactgtcattttatcattttacgtgatatttggcgaaattcagagtatcattttatcagtcaagagtatcattttatcaactcagagtatcattctatccggcaaaactatcattctatgcaataaacctatcattttatcattttacgtgatatttggcgaaattcagagtatcattttatcacattttatcaactcagagtatcattctatccggcaaaactatcataatatgcaataaacctatcattttatcattttatcattttacgtgatatttggcgaaattcagagtatcattttatcattcagagtatcattttatcggctgaaagtatcattctatccggaaaaactatcattttatcagttttatgtcattttgtcacgttaaagtatcattttatcagcttatatgcaatttctttagctaaactatcattttataaggttactgtcattttatccgcttagattatcattttatcaggtaaaagtatcatttcattaaataaaaatgtcattttatacaccataaatacctatcattctatcggtttaaagtatcattctacctgacaaaactatcattctatcggctgaaagtatcattctatacggaaaaactatcattttatcagtttcaagtcattttgtcacgttaaagtatcattttataagcttatatgcaatttcttcagctaaattatcatttttataaggttactgtcattttatccgcttagattatcattttataatgtaaaagtatcattttattaaacaaaaatgtcattttatacacaaaaatacctatcattctatcggctaaaagtatcattctacccggcaaaactatcattctatcggctgaaagtatcattctatccggcaaaactatcattttacgtgatattggcgaaattcagagtatcattttatcagtcaagagtatcattttatcaactcagagtatcattctatccggcaaaactatcattctatgcaataaacctatcattttatcattttacgtgatattaggcgaaattcagagtatcattttatcattcagagtatcattttatcaactcagagtatcattctatccgacaaaactatcattatatgcaataaacctatcattttatcattttacgtgatatttggcgaaattcagagtatcattttatcggctgaaagtatcattctatccggaaaaactatcattttatcagttttatgtcattttgtcacgttaaagtatcattttatcagtttatatgcaatttctttagctaaactatcatttttataaggttactgtcattttatccgcttagattatcattttatctggtaaaagtatcattttattaaacaaaaatgtcattttatacaccaaaaatacctatcattctatcggctgaaagtatcattctacctgacaaaactatcattctatcggctgaaagtatcattctatccggaaaaactatcattttatcagttttaagtcattttgtcacgttaaagtatcattttatcagcttatatgcaatttcttcagctaaattatcatttttataaggttactgtcattttatccgcttagattatcattttataatgtaaaagtatcattttattaaacaaaaatgccattttatacacaaaaaatacctatcattctatcggctgaaagtatcattctacccgcaaaactatcattctatcggttgaaagtatcattctatccggcaaaactatcattttatcattttacttgatatttggcgaaattcagagtatcattttatcagtcaagagtatcattttatcaactcagggtatcattctatccggcaaaactatcattctatgcaataaacctatcattttatcattttatcattttacgtgatatttggcgaaattcagagtatcattttatcattcagagtatcattttatcaactcagagtatcattatatccggtaaaactatcattctatgcaataaacctatcattttatcattttacgtgatatttggcgaaattcatagtatcattttatcattcagagtatcattttatcggctgaaagtatcattctatccggaaaaactatcattttatcagttttatgtcattttgtcacgttaaagtatcattttatcagcttatatgcaatttcttcagctaaactatcatttttataaggttactgtcattttatccgcatagattatcattttatcaggtaaaagtatcattttattaaacaaaaatgtcattttatacaccaaaaatacctatcattctatcggctgaaagtatcattctacctgacaaaactatcattctatcggctgaaagtatcattctatccggaaaaactatcattttatcagttttaagtcattttgtcacgttaaagtatcattttatcagcttatatgcaatttcttcagctaaactatcatttttataaggttactgtcatcttatccgcttagattattattttataaggtaaatgtatcattttattaaacataaatgtcattttatacacaaaaaaatacctatcattctatcggctgaaagtatcattctacccggcaaaactatcattctatcggctgaaagtatcattctatccggcaaaactatcattttatcattttatcattttacgtgatatttggcgaaattcagagtatcattttatcagtcaagagtatcattctatccggcaaaactatcattctatgcaataaacctatcattttatcattttacgtgatatttggcgaaattcagagtatcattttatcatttagagtatcattttatcaactcggagtatcattctatctggcaaaactatcattctatgcaataaacctatcattttatcattttatcagtcagtcaaaagtatcattttatcaactcagagtatcattctatacggcaaaactatcattctatgcaataaacctatcattttatcagtcagtcaaaagtatcattttatcaactcagagtatcattctatccggcaaaactatcattctatgcaataaacctatcattttatcattttatcagtcagtcaaaagtatcattttatcaactcagagtatcattctatccggaaaaactatcattctatgcaataaacctatcattttatcattttacgtgatatttggcgaaattcagagtatcattttatcatttagagtatcattttatcaactcagagtatcattctatccggcaaaactatcattctatgcaataaacctaacatatatcattttatcattttacgtgatatttggcgaaactcagaaattaaatgagcgaaatgacatatttacccctctGCCTATTTTTATGTaagtagagtatcattctatccgacaaaactatcattttatgcaataaacctaaaatagataattttatcattttacgtgatatttgacgaaattcagaaattaaatgagggaaatgacatatttacccctctgccttttttttatgaagtaaatctaagttttaatctagaccgcgtgattttaaaaatgtgtggtccagatttagttatagggttattacgatatttaggggttatcatatgatcacgactctatatatatatatatattaaaataaaaaaatgaagatcGTTGAGTATtttcataaaaagaaaaataatagtagtaattttaTATTACAAATACGATAGTGTAATGCGACTTAGACTACCTGAGCTCTGGAGTAAAAATTAAGTGGACTAGTCGATTAGGTATACCAAGTTGACATGATGATATGGTATGTCatattaagagcatctccaagaaGATAAGATATAAAGAAAAGATATATCATCCATTTATCTtctcaaaaaggaaaatatactcatccaaaaaataacaaattctaAAGAGAAAATGTATATagaaaagataaattattttctaaaataaaaaatagtacaacATGCATTCCAAAATAAATAGGTAGGATACCTTCGCAAATACATTTCTCCTTGGAGAATGATTTATTatgaaaagaagacaaatatggtagttataagattttacctttTCATTAATGGATAAGTAAATAcctttttaaaatagaaaaaatgtatAATACACTCTCAAATATATTCCTATTAGAGAAtgattttttatgtaaatatGATAGACTGGTAATTATAAGACTTTATATTTCCATTTATCTCTCCGGTTGGAAATGTAGTATTTGAAATTTAAGGGAGGGGTTACCACTTTAATTTCAAACTACTCGATATGAGTActtaatgatattttttttctcattttgcaCGATCACtttgtattttgtttgtgaTGTTTTTAATATATTAGCGTGTTTGCTATGGTATATGTAATAATggttaatattttattcattttatcttttaattgcttttatttatattttattccttttgattttttatttgatttttaaaggAAAATAGTGCCTTcggattaaatattttaataaagaaaaatgagtaaaatgtAAATCATATACTATTTTAggagagtgttatattgctaactcaatacttaatggctaactacaactaaataattGTCATTGGGGGCTTGTTCAGTGTTTTAGAGGTGGGTTCTCCCTATATGGATGGGTCTTAGAAATGATCATGAATTGAGTGGGTTGGGCCCACTAAGTGGCACATCGCTTCAACCGTTCAGTGTTTTAGAAATGGGTTTGCATTTACAATAAAataagtacattaatttaaagtAAATTGTAGAAAGACAGAAGTGccccaaaaaaaattgaatatgagATTTTTGCGGCGACGAAAAAATGAGCTCGGCAAATTGGATGGGTGGGTTTAATTTTTTCGGAGTCTACAAAACATGAAGCAGGAGGCGAGTCTTCCATTTCACCCACGCTTACAATTTTCAAACTAGGGTTCAGTCGAAATGCAGGTGTGCCATTTACGCGTTTCCTCACTATCAATTTTGGGCATTTCCAGTTAATTCAGATTCTTTCCACTGAAACTTCCCTGCAAAAACGAACCGATATCGTCACTCTCAACACCCATTTTTTTCCGCGATCGGCGCACGACTACTGGGCATATATATATGCAGACCATTACCTTGGAGTGTCCCAATTTGGCCGTAAATTAATCCCTGGCAGAGGTGGCGAGTCGGTATCTGCATAAAATTGTGTTGAATTCTCTGCCCTAGGGTTCCAGATGCGGgagggggaaaataaaaaatgagaacAAACAAGAGAGAGAAGGGGGAAATGAAAAACGAGAGGGGCGTCTCCGAAAAAATACATTCATTTCTGGGTGTGCTTCCCGATGCTTGGTCAATTCTCGTCGCACTCGGAAGAATTGATTTCTCTAAAAAACTGATAGGAACAGTGCGGGCCTTCCATTTCTTATCGGGTTGTACAGAAATGATACTAAAACACTGAACGGTCATAATTGTATGGAAAGGAGCCCATTTCTCGCTATCTCGGGAACACTGAACGAGCCctagatattcaaattaagggtctagatcatcagccccgatatatcaatacgatcaacaaaaaacgtcaataagggtattaaggtcaatttacaacaaattagtagtatctaacttttgaaaaatatttcataactttaaaacgcatataactttctcgatttaaattattttttcgcacaacatatatcaaattaaagataactccataaggattctaacgagatctcacttgcatatgttccgatgtcaaaatttgaaaaaaaattcaaaaattttcaatttttcgtacagcaacaaatgtcaacatgatatataaaatatgtcagtATAATAATGTCAATAtaaacaatgtgttgacattctcaaaaaAACagtgtgttgatatttttgaaacactaaATTTACATTTTCATCCGAAACCCTAATttgctagttttttttatctttttcgatttaattaataaaaataaaaattacacgtggcaaattatagaccacaagttttctaaaatcttatgatcttaaattaatagcagttagcaattaaattataagttagcaattgatcactcccctactattttatatattgattttataataaatttttaatagtaaaagtgaaataaaacaTCTCGTAGTAGCATCCCGATATAGTTATATTAGATATTTAATGATAGATGgaggaattaattattttccGAATGAGCAAGAATACGGGCCGAGACCAATGATGAGTGGTACACGGTTAAAAGTAGCAGCCCAATGGTTAATAGATAAAGGGCTTAGGATAAAATggacgtgggctttgattcgtGATAGGGGAATAATTCATGGAGTAACATTTTAGGATCCATAAAGCTCTTGTTATCCTTCAAATAAtcgtcatatttattattcttgtgtttcttgaaaaaataaatttaaaatttaaaacagGAAAATGGAATTTTGGgtaatttacttcactctctaCACTGCCAATGCATATACAATGTTGATGGAGgaaaaagaagaaggaagaaattTATGGTAGTAACAAATTTATATATAGAtggttaaaaaagttagtaaatTAAAGAGCAGTTTGAAATGTAGTGTTTTTTGTTAGGAGGAGAAAACCCAGTAACAAGTTTGGTCTTATAATAACTTACAAATCAGACCCAAGAATCCTTGCATGAGGAGCTCCATTCCGAGGAgtaaatggagtattattttaagtACGAGCAGAAACATTTTTATATGTATACAGACACAGTGTCTGACAACAACCAATTACTAATAAGTATATACACTACCTGGGCTGGGACTAAAGATTAGAATCTCCTAATTAAAAGTacaattaaatagtactatgtttccatttgttttaatttatactactagCTTTTATGGTGGATGCGATGCGACGCCCACTACTGGTAATTTGCAATTTAAGATCTAGCTACGACTTCAATTTTTGTAATTTGAAAAGTAGTAGTTATGaagaataatatattaattaataaaagggCATGCAATGTAGATTAAACATAAATAAGTTGAAAGTACATGCAAGTTGGCCAATACCGAATCATCAAGACTTACATATATAATTCCTACTATATATTTGCCACATTAACATGCCCTTCCATATAAGATCCacctttaattaattgtttcacCACCATCAACCCACTTTCGGCTTCTCGTCCTgcataaataattaaatgtcCTAAATATCCAGCATATATGTTATTAATACCTAGAAAAATTATCTAATTTCCCTGTCTTGAAAAAGATATAGTAGTTGGATTAAATATAAGAATTGGAAGGCAATGGCAATGGCAATGTGGGTACCTCGTCGGAGCTGGAGCTGGAGCTGGAGCTGGAGCTGGAGCCATTCCAGTGTGTGGGAAGAGGCACTCTGCCGCTCTCAATATGGCTGACATCTTCGAGGAGGATCTGATAGTGGGCCTTCACCTCCTCCGGTGTGCGCGTGCCCACCGCCCTCGCCACCTTGCCCCACCGGTCCGGGCTGTTCTCCCCAAACTCCGCCAACGCCTTCTCAAAATCCTTATTCTCCTTAGCACTCCACTTCATGGAGCTTGATGCCATTTCTATTTACCTACTTACAATCTTCTAATACTTCTACCTCAAACTCAACAGGTGCATGGAAATGCTGCTCTTTTATAGGCTCTCTCTGGTGGGGTGGGTTTGGGTTTCAAAGCAAGATATCATCATGTAtactatagtactactatttaggACTGACAACATCTTATTATATGGTCCACACTTGATACTTGATATCATCATCTCTCACCTCtcattttatcttaattccTCTCATTTCATCACATGATTTAATAATGACTTAATCATATTTTGCCCCTCCAACTTTCAACgtttttttcaaaattctcaTTGACTTTACAAACTCTCCACACCAAAATGTTATATTTACTGAAACCGCGGTAAATTGAGGTGTCCACTCGTTCAATTCTTAGATGAGTTATTGTTTAACTACTAAGATAGATGAGGACAACAATTCTAATTCTTAAAAATCAGGTGAAGTGACATTTTTTCCAAAGTCAAtagtttttaaattgaaatatgagTTGAGgacttttttttgaaaaaaaaacgcTGAATGTTGATTATAGGATTAActctttattaattaatttggttATTTGACAACCTTTTTGGTAGGTTTGATGTCATAGTTAAGTATCATCAGCTGAATCTTCgttttatttaattggattctTAAATTTAACAATTGTGTATTGTTGTTGTTTGGTTATATTTAATGGGACTATTTGTGGTGTTGGGAACTTACTTCTTTGGTGTATATTTAAGTCGTCTAATCAGCTGTTTTCCACATGGGTTGGTATTTTGGGATTCgacatttccatttccattggCTTACTTTTCCGTCGAAAGCAAGCATCTCTGCTTAAAATCAACTAAACTAAACATCTATTAGAAAAAAATATGTTCAAAATATCGAGGTTAGTAGCATCTAGCTTAATTTAATCAcacttaaaataatatttaactGATTGACATATATAGGTTGGAGAAGCTGTGCCTTCTGTTacatatttgaattttgaaaattgtcGGAAAATAGCTTTAAACTCCCATTATTACTTTACATTGATTTCTAATCAATCCTAATTGAAATTAAAAGTTGTTCCACAATTGTTAAAATCAAGATTAATATTATCAATCAAATGATATAACAAACAAAACGATGTTGTCTGGACAAAAAAACATAGTTTTATTTTGAATGTTAATTAAAATGACTTCGATTTATCTAAAATGATATGGTAACTTTTACTACCACGTCATATTTAACTTAGTTACAACAATTTTGATTTTAACCATCATGGACAATTGTGAAAAATTATAACGTtagtaattttatatttgaatttaaaaaatagtagATGTATAAAACAAGAagtggataatttaaattgcaATTATTCCTAATAAATATGATCCTCTTTTTGGTGTATAGTAGTGTAGTCGATAACAATCATAGATGTCCAGCTAAAAatagtacaataattttttgcACCAAAAGAATTTGTACACTACATGTTCTACATTCTACTCATTGTAATAAAAGGTTATTTGGCATGTGTAAACTACAAGACATTTTGTTTGATATGCTTCCATTTTATAAGATCTTGGGGGTGTTCAGACGACCCTTCCCGTTTCATCAAGATTTTTTTACCTGCAAAAGATTTCCACTCTGTTTTACCATTTCCATCAGTGTTCATCTTTCTAGTACACTTATATTCAATCCAAATTAAtgctaaatatttatttatgtgaTTGACTATTTTATTTGGGCTAATACTATGAAATTTAAAGTAAAGTATGATTTTATTCACGATCAAGCTTAATTACAAGACTGCAAACGAGCTTGCTAAAAATTAACGAGGTCAAAAATTTTGCAGCACATAATAATGATTCCTTATGCAcaagtttttagtttttagttacTTATTAATTTTCACATTCATAATGAAATATGTATTTTAATCTTTATACTGGGTATGATGATGGAGGGGGTACTAAATATTCTTGCTGACATAACCATATCATGATAAATCTTAGGGACATATGTACTATAAATCTTTGTATTGCTTATAAGGAAAATAATTTGATCTTCACATATTACATTTGTCTAGTTGCTCTGATTCATGCTTCTTTAAATTGATTCTTGGGCATGGAATCCTGAAAAGGAGATTACATCCAAGATAAGGTCCATAGGCCAAGCCAGACCCTAGTGATATGGTGCAGAAGATAAGTCCTCCAATaatgaagaaaaataattactagtatttttttaggTCCCATTTGTTAGCtatatttcattattatttatcataattctacttattgtttaatttataaataaactaACTACAACTGTGTTATTTCTTCGGGCCGAAGAGGTCTGCACTTTTTCCATATTTTGATATGGTAATTGAACCAACCAAAAAGGTGAGTTTATTTATCTACATTAAAAGTTGAAATAGTTTAGTTTGATGGATAGTGATAAAATGAAAACTCTGAATATTATATAAactttaaactataatctggaccgttagaaaatgtcaacagatgacaaaataatagcaacaaaaaatgtcaacacagtgtcaatacaatgtcaacacaacatcaaccgttgacattttttgttgttgttattttatcatctgttgacattttctaacggtccagatcataatttaaaatttgtacgatatttagagtttgcattatTATTCTCATTTTAATTACTTAGCGCAAACGTTTACCCTAAAATCATCTACTACTCATCTTCTCTTAACGTTTCCTCCATAGATTGAATGActattaaaatcaaaatgatgtagaagattaaattaactatgaaaatcaaaatgattcacGATCTGTAAAATTCTGTTCaactcaaataaattaatcaacaACTATTCTCGGCATGAAGGGGGCTTCTGATTACTAGGTTTATACTGTAGAACATAAGTGTATCTATGAAACAAGATTCAGTAAGAGCAGTTTTAGTTAAAATccatatttttagaaaattggTCGTGTGAACATCACATTTCCATACATTTAAATTCTTCAAACTACCCACTATTGCACTTGCTTACATTTTCTGAAATGTTACATTGATTTGgttaaaattcaaataaaaagaaTCAAAGAAAGCAAACCAAGATTTGGGTCGGCCATGGAACAAACCGGTAGAAGATTGAGTCGGTTGTGAAAGAGATTTCTCTTGAAATTTTTATGCCTTGATAATTTAGTAATTAATACGGAGTAATTTTTAACTGGGATGATATTGTCCTCTCCTAATTTAAAcactaatctaattaaatctgtATGCCGAACAAAACATTAAATTATCTACATGATTAACCAACTTAATTGGAACAACATAATGACTAATGGTAATTTATCCATCtaaaactaaataatttaacataattttttaactatttaaataatttaagttATACTCCCCCTCTTccaacttaattgtcactcttttccatttcgtttcgtcccaacttaattgtcacacttcatttttacgataaatggtaagtaggtctcatattctactaactcactttacttacattttattaaaaaatcaatataaaaaagtgggtctcacattacactaacttttccaaccaacttttctttaccttTCGTAAAACCCGTGCCCACTCCAAGCGTtacctttcttaaaacccgtgcccactCCAAGCGTGATaattaagttgggacggagggagtaatataaaatattttagattTAAGTGATctcataataaatattaatacaGATATTTGAGATTCGTGAAGTCCATGGAAAAATATGTCCAAATATTTAGGATACGGAAATGGAAATGATATTTGTTCATAGCAAGCCAAGATTATACTATACTATAGCATAACAGAGTTTATTCTACAACTACTCTTGCACATATTATTAGTCGATCGGTTGGTGCAACTTAATAAATCCTTATTAATTAGGATTTCCACTTTCATGGATTTTTGGCATATATCGAATAAATACTCAAATAGTCAAATGTGCCATATGATAtagttgaaaattttaattttatttattacgtaatacaaaatgaaaatattggGGTGTAAAAATGTTTTTCAATTGGCGTATAAACAAAATAGCAGAGTAGTGGACCGATGTAATGTACCACTTAGCCCATTGGATTTTCCCATTTAAGcccaaaaatatacaaataaagaaaaaaaatcctaaGATATGGTATATCGAGAGAAATGTTATTCGTGGGTGCATTTAGTATTTAATTCAtgtgagtattatttttttgttttattcatttgatttaattctaatattttaaaaataataattgatataattaatattgcaaataacataaaattaaagCTCGGTTtgtgtattatttattttctgaagttataaagaaaataaacagatctaactttaatttttatgtaaCTTGCATCAATAAACTCACATAAAATATGTAATATTCTCTCTATTTCTAGATCAAACAA contains:
- the LOC121803694 gene encoding transcription factor RADIALIS-like, whose protein sequence is MASSSMKWSAKENKDFEKALAEFGENSPDRWGKVARAVGTRTPEEVKAHYQILLEDVSHIESGRVPLPTHWNGSSSSSSSSSSSDEDEKPKVG